A genomic segment from Triticum dicoccoides isolate Atlit2015 ecotype Zavitan chromosome 1A, WEW_v2.0, whole genome shotgun sequence encodes:
- the LOC119266927 gene encoding RNA-binding protein 39-like isoform X2 has protein sequence MDFDEYDYLEKAVEPSVPSTNGGGEKDRSSRRRSSTAGGGGRDQEERGSKRPRSGEDRERHRSGREHRDREDGKEKVDREKAREKDEGRDREKVREKDGGRSREKVREKDESRDPEKVREKEEGRDREKVREKDGSRDREKVREKEREGRDKLMERDNGRERRSRSRSERRRGEEEEMVRELQRERERSDRHRDYRDRDFRRKKDDGTEPEVDPERDQRTVFAFQLSLKADERDVYEFFSRAGKVRDVRLIMDRNSRRSKGVGYIEFYDVMSVPMAIALTGQPLLGQAVMVKPSEAEKNLAQSNATSGGAASGGARKLYVGNLHSNITEDQLRQVFEPFGQVELVQLPVDPLTGLCKGFGFIQFARLEDAKAAQSLNGQLDIAGRVIKVSAVTDQGGVQLGTTTGDLDDDEGGGLALNASSRALLMRKLDRSGTATSLTGGIGAPGLNTSVGLPAAASVLGAPLTAASLLVQPVGAIPGAPLPIISQSADIGTPTEFLLLKNMFDPAVETDPDFDLDIRDDVQDECSKFGVVKHIFVDKHTAGFVYLHFDSATAAASAQRSLHGRWFAGKMITATFMTAQQYEMKFPDRAAME, from the exons ATGGACTTTGACGAGTACGACTACTTGGAGAAGGCAGTCGAGCCCTCCGTTCCCTCAACCAACGGCGGGGGTGAGAAGGACCGCAGTTCTCGCCGCCGCTCCTccaccgccggcggcggcggtcgaGACCAAGAGGAGCGCGGATCGAAGCGTCCTCGCTCGGGAGAAGACCGCGAGCGGCACCGCAGCGGCCGTGAGCACCGCGACCGGGAAGACGGGAAGGAGAAGGTCGACCGGGAGAAGGCTAGGGAGAAGGACGAGGGCCGCGACCGCGAGAAGGTTAGGGAGAAGGACGGGGGCCGCAGCCGCGAGAAGGTTAGGGAGAAGGATGAGAGCCGCGACCCTGAGAAGGTTAGGGAGAAGGAAGAGGGCCGGGACCGAGAGAAAGTTAGGGAGAAGGATGGCAGCCGCGACCGTGAGAAGGTTAGGGAAAAGGAGCGGGAGGGCAGGGATAAGCTAATGGAGAGGGATAATGGGAGGGAGCGGAGGAGCCGTAGCCGCTCAGAGCGCCgccgcggggaggaggaggagatggtgaGGGAGCTCCAGCGGGAGCGTGAACGCAGCGACCGCCACCGTGACTACAGAGACCGTGATTTCAG GCGTAAGAAAGATGATGGTACAGAACCAGAAGTTGATCCAGAAAGAGATCAAAGGACTGTATTTGCCTTCCAG CTATCGTTGAAGGCAGATGAAAGGGATGTCTATGAGTTCTTCTCAAGAGCAGGGAAG GTTCGTGATGTCCGCCTTATCATGGACCGAAACTCGCGGCGTTCCAAAGGAGTTGG GTACATTGAGTTCTATGATGTCATGTCTGTTCCAATGGCAATTGCTCTAACCGGTCAGCCGCTTCTAGGGCAAGCAGTAATGGTTAAGCCATCAGAGGCAGAAAAGAACTTAGCTCAGTCAAATGCGACATCTGGTGGAGCAGCTTCAGGTGGAGCAAGAAAGCTGTATGTTGGCAACCTTCATTCCAATATCACCGAGGACCAATTGAGACAG GTCTTTGAACCATTTGGGCAAGTTGAGCTTGTCCAGCTGCCTGTAGATCCACTCACTGGGCTATGCAAAGGTTTTGGTTTCATTCAG TTTGCACGGCTTGAAGATGCAAAAGCTGCTCAGAGTTTAAATGGCCAACTTGATATTGCTGGGAGAGTAATAAAG GTCTCAGCTGTTACTGATCAGGGTGGTGTGCAACTTGGCACAACTACTGGAGATTTAGATGATGATGAAGGTGGAGGCTTG GCATTAAATGCAAGCTCTAGAGCCCTTCTGATGCGGAAATTGGACCGCAGTGGCACTGCAACCAG CTTAACTGGTGGCATTGGTGCTCCTGGATTGAACACTTCTGTTGGATTGCCTGCTGCTGCATCAGTGCTTGGTGCTCCTCTTACAGCTGCTTCTCTTCTTGTACAGCCTGTTGGAGCAATTCCAGGGGCACCTCTTCCTATCATCTCTCAGTCTGCTGATATTGGTACACCTACTGAATTCCTATTGCTGAAGAACATGTTCGACCCAGCAGTGGAG ACGGATCCTGATTTTGATTTGGATATTAGAGATGATGTGCAAGACGAATGTTCGAAGTTTGGTGTAGTGAAGCATATTTTTGTTGACAA GCATACCGCGGGCTTTGTGTACCTGCATTTTGATAGCGCAACAGCAGCAGCAAGTGCGCAACGATCACTTCACGGCCGATGGTTTGCTGGAAAGATGATTACGGCAACCTTTATG ACAGCACAGCAGTATGAAATGAAGTTCCCAGACCGCGCAGCTATggaatga
- the LOC119266927 gene encoding RNA-binding protein 39-like isoform X1 translates to MDFDEYDYLEKAVEPSVPSTNGGGEKDRSSRRRSSTAGGGGRDQEERGSKRPRSGEDRERHRSGREHRDREDGKEKVDREKAREKDEGRDREKVREKDGGRSREKVREKDESRDPEKVREKEEGRDREKVREKDGSRDREKVREKEREGRDKLMERDNGRERRSRSRSERRRGEEEEMVRELQRERERSDRHRDYRDRDFRRKKDDGTEPEVDPERDQRTVFAFQLSLKADERDVYEFFSRAGKVRDVRLIMDRNSRRSKGVGYIEFYDVMSVPMAIALTGQPLLGQAVMVKPSEAEKNLAQSNATSGGAASGGARKLYVGNLHSNITEDQLRQAHPTLQKLDRILMSCDWVFEPFGQVELVQLPVDPLTGLCKGFGFIQFARLEDAKAAQSLNGQLDIAGRVIKVSAVTDQGGVQLGTTTGDLDDDEGGGLALNASSRALLMRKLDRSGTATSLTGGIGAPGLNTSVGLPAAASVLGAPLTAASLLVQPVGAIPGAPLPIISQSADIGTPTEFLLLKNMFDPAVETDPDFDLDIRDDVQDECSKFGVVKHIFVDKHTAGFVYLHFDSATAAASAQRSLHGRWFAGKMITATFMTAQQYEMKFPDRAAME, encoded by the exons ATGGACTTTGACGAGTACGACTACTTGGAGAAGGCAGTCGAGCCCTCCGTTCCCTCAACCAACGGCGGGGGTGAGAAGGACCGCAGTTCTCGCCGCCGCTCCTccaccgccggcggcggcggtcgaGACCAAGAGGAGCGCGGATCGAAGCGTCCTCGCTCGGGAGAAGACCGCGAGCGGCACCGCAGCGGCCGTGAGCACCGCGACCGGGAAGACGGGAAGGAGAAGGTCGACCGGGAGAAGGCTAGGGAGAAGGACGAGGGCCGCGACCGCGAGAAGGTTAGGGAGAAGGACGGGGGCCGCAGCCGCGAGAAGGTTAGGGAGAAGGATGAGAGCCGCGACCCTGAGAAGGTTAGGGAGAAGGAAGAGGGCCGGGACCGAGAGAAAGTTAGGGAGAAGGATGGCAGCCGCGACCGTGAGAAGGTTAGGGAAAAGGAGCGGGAGGGCAGGGATAAGCTAATGGAGAGGGATAATGGGAGGGAGCGGAGGAGCCGTAGCCGCTCAGAGCGCCgccgcggggaggaggaggagatggtgaGGGAGCTCCAGCGGGAGCGTGAACGCAGCGACCGCCACCGTGACTACAGAGACCGTGATTTCAG GCGTAAGAAAGATGATGGTACAGAACCAGAAGTTGATCCAGAAAGAGATCAAAGGACTGTATTTGCCTTCCAG CTATCGTTGAAGGCAGATGAAAGGGATGTCTATGAGTTCTTCTCAAGAGCAGGGAAG GTTCGTGATGTCCGCCTTATCATGGACCGAAACTCGCGGCGTTCCAAAGGAGTTGG GTACATTGAGTTCTATGATGTCATGTCTGTTCCAATGGCAATTGCTCTAACCGGTCAGCCGCTTCTAGGGCAAGCAGTAATGGTTAAGCCATCAGAGGCAGAAAAGAACTTAGCTCAGTCAAATGCGACATCTGGTGGAGCAGCTTCAGGTGGAGCAAGAAAGCTGTATGTTGGCAACCTTCATTCCAATATCACCGAGGACCAATTGAGACAG GCTCACCCTACTTTACAGAAGCTGGACAGGATTCTTATGTCCTGTGATTGG GTCTTTGAACCATTTGGGCAAGTTGAGCTTGTCCAGCTGCCTGTAGATCCACTCACTGGGCTATGCAAAGGTTTTGGTTTCATTCAG TTTGCACGGCTTGAAGATGCAAAAGCTGCTCAGAGTTTAAATGGCCAACTTGATATTGCTGGGAGAGTAATAAAG GTCTCAGCTGTTACTGATCAGGGTGGTGTGCAACTTGGCACAACTACTGGAGATTTAGATGATGATGAAGGTGGAGGCTTG GCATTAAATGCAAGCTCTAGAGCCCTTCTGATGCGGAAATTGGACCGCAGTGGCACTGCAACCAG CTTAACTGGTGGCATTGGTGCTCCTGGATTGAACACTTCTGTTGGATTGCCTGCTGCTGCATCAGTGCTTGGTGCTCCTCTTACAGCTGCTTCTCTTCTTGTACAGCCTGTTGGAGCAATTCCAGGGGCACCTCTTCCTATCATCTCTCAGTCTGCTGATATTGGTACACCTACTGAATTCCTATTGCTGAAGAACATGTTCGACCCAGCAGTGGAG ACGGATCCTGATTTTGATTTGGATATTAGAGATGATGTGCAAGACGAATGTTCGAAGTTTGGTGTAGTGAAGCATATTTTTGTTGACAA GCATACCGCGGGCTTTGTGTACCTGCATTTTGATAGCGCAACAGCAGCAGCAAGTGCGCAACGATCACTTCACGGCCGATGGTTTGCTGGAAAGATGATTACGGCAACCTTTATG ACAGCACAGCAGTATGAAATGAAGTTCCCAGACCGCGCAGCTATggaatga